The Podospora bellae-mahoneyi strain CBS 112042 chromosome 7, whole genome shotgun sequence genomic sequence CGGTGGACAACGGGGTGGCAGAGGCGGGGCGCGGACTGGAGGAAACGCTCAGCGACAGGCTGGTGGCACCCAGTTTACGGGTGGTGCTCTGGGTGCTGCGGTCCGCGGTTAAGGTTGTCACGATGGGTATACATGGTTTTCGTTGCGCTATTGCATTGGGCTTGGCATGTTACGTATCAAAAATGGTCTCGGGGTGCGTTTAGGTGTTGCACCACGTTTAGATCATAGGCAGGCAGTCAAGAATCGTGGGGCTTTTAATATTTGACTCAATGTCTTTTCTTGTGACTTGTTTACAATTGTATGGTGGTATTGTTTTTTAATGTTTGCTGGCATGGATGTCTCACTCAAAAACGATGTCGAGGACGGCAAAGCAATAGGAAGTTGAGTAATTGGCTGATGCCTTGTCTGGAATTTACTAAGTAATCAGATACGGATTCATGACCTTAGTGTAGTCTTGCGAGGGTATAAAGGGCACGCTGCTGTCTCCTCCTGAAATACCCTCACAACAGCATATTACCAACTACTACCGTAAAGGTACACGGGGTCTATTCAAAGCACCGAGAGCACAGAAAATGATGAAATAGGGGTAGAGGCTTGGAGAAATCAGCAAGGCAAACAGAAGGTCACAATCAAGATGACACGGGCTTTTTGGGTGGCTACTTCAGTAGCACCTTCTTTTGATTCTTTCTTTCATCAACTGCAGTCGTGCCAAAGGCAATATGTGACAAACGCAAGAATATGGAGACCAGGCAATCCCACGCCGTTCCCCTCGTAGTTGTCAACGCCGCAGTCAAACCCAGATATGAACCAAGTCCAGCTCGAAAAATGCAACCACCGCTGTCCCAATAACTTAGAGACGGCGACCACGGCGACCACCCTTGCGGCGAGTAGAGTCAGAGGGAGTGGGGGTAACGTCCTCAATGCGGCCGATCTTCATGCCGGAGCGGGCAAGGGCACGGAGAGCGGACTGGGCACCGGGGCCGGGAGTCTTGGTACCGTTACCTATTCAAATTGATCAGCGATTGATTCGACAATTGGGTGCATTTGTGGGTTACATACCACCAGTGGCACGGATCTTGATGTGGAGGGCAGTGATGCCGAGCTCCTTGCAGCGGGCCGCAACGTCCTGAGCAGCCAACATG encodes the following:
- the RPS14B gene encoding ribosomal 40S subunit protein S14B (COG:J; EggNog:ENOG503P1VU); translation: MPPKKVARPAQENISLGPQVREGELVFGVARIFASFNDTFVHVTDLSGRETICRVTGGMKVKADRDESSPYAAMLAAQDVAARCKELGITALHIKIRATGGNGTKTPGPGAQSALRALARSGMKIGRIEDVTPTPSDSTRRKGGRRGRRL